DNA from Quercus lobata isolate SW786 chromosome 1, ValleyOak3.0 Primary Assembly, whole genome shotgun sequence:
GCAGGTCTCCCAAGTTCCGAGTTCTTCCGTTGCTAGCTAGACTCGTTCCACAATCAAGATTACATGAAGAAGACTCGTGTAACCGAGTTAACAATTTCTTCCACTGAAATTACAGTAACGTAAGCACCATAACTCACACACTACAACCATTTTTGGCCAAAAGGGTTCGAATCAATTATTTAAAGGGGGTACTGTTAAGAACTTCCAAGACCAATGGGTAACTTCGAAAACATCCAAAATCCAAAGGGACAAGGCTGTCAATAAAGCAAATGTGTGTAAAGACTAAAAATTGATTatgtaaagggaaaaataaaagatacgaCTAAAGATCACTACAAGATCGATAAATTGCTTAAAATTGCCTGATACATTGAACATCAATGTTGCTAACTGAGTTTCTAACAGGATCCAAACTGAAACTTTACATTGTGAGTACAATATCTGTTAATGTTGAGGTAGCAACGGTCtcttttccatcatctcatacTGGACAATGAAATTATCCTGCAACCAAAATTATATGTTGGACACAGAGTAGAATTAATCAAAAATTGCTCAAACTTAtaattatatagaaaataatttaaggAAATGGGTGTCATTGGTCCAAACCTTGCGGATCATTTCAAATGTGTTTGGATCAAAACAGTGATAAGATCCTCTCTCATGAGTGTTTGTCTTAGCAAGCGGCTCCATGTTGGGGGCTCTTATGAACCATAATCGGTGCTCTTTGTGATAAAACCAGCCTTTAGCGTAACTGCCAACAGGTTTCACATTGCTTTTAGCAAAACAAGCTTCCATACCTTGTTAGTATATATTGCAGAAGCTAAAATACAAGTCACACAGCAGGTGCATGTTCATTAGTGGGAGTGAAagcaacaaaattaaatatctTTGAAGAGCTGGAACTTCATATAAAtacttgaatatatatatacacacacataataaAGGATAAAAATTTCTCTGGAATTCTAATACACATGTATTGGCAATCTTGTGAACATTAAGAGAATAGAAAAGAGTTTTTAACAAAGAAGATTTTCTTTAAAAGCAATTTCTCTGGAATTCTTTCAGCGGGTCAGTATATAGaattttaacaaaacaagaaaaggaCCATCTAAAGTGATGGACTTCTGCCGTCTGCAGTGCACTCTCACAAGCACAGGCCTCTCCAgtgccaaagaaaaataagacaAACAAAAGGTATTGTCAGACCCAACTTTATAATTTGTGGATTTAATTGTGGCCAAATCTGCACTAAATACAAATTCACACTCAGCAAGGAAGCAGCACCCTCTTGGGGCAAAATTagatatataataactaattcAAATCACATTCCAACCATCCCATATATTGTCCATTTTGTTCTTTGTTGGACTAGAAACTTATTAGTAGATGAGatttcacaaatatttttttaatattcatagGATAGAACCATTATTCtttcttcaaatcaaatttgATACAGACTACAGAGAATTTCTATTTAAAATAgaagatttaaaaatataaatattcaaTCATATTAGAGGGATAATCCTGGTTCTCACAAAAGATAATATGATTCAGGAATTTTTCTAATAGCCTGGCTTCACTTTCATAATATTATGCCTTACATTGTACACACATCCTGAGAGAACTTACAGTTCATTAGCAGCATATAATTGGGCTTCATCTTTTGGCATGCTGCAAAAGAGAAGACAATGATtgcattaaatttaaaatcttaCGAGTCAGACAAGAAAGCAACAGAGATGCAGTAAAGAAAAGAACCTGTAAAATATGTAGAATAATGTTTCCAAATTAAACTTCGAAAAGTAACCTTGCTGCAACCATCCAAAAGAGATTAGAGCAGGAAAAATACATTAGCTTTCTCAATATCTAAAGGAAAATGATCAGCGCAGCTCACATGTAGCGGAGGTGGTTGTTTGGCATAATAACATTGTGGCACAGTAAACTCTGGATCACCTTTAGCCGGCTCATCAGACCATGGAGAACCAAAAGTTTTGTGAAGATTTTCTGGTGAATTCAAATTTAACCCAAGGGTAGTCAGGTCAATTCCAAGAGCAAGGGATGTCAGATCGGGATCACTCATCCTTATTACACTTAACAAGCCAAGCAAACCAAATGGATCTGGAGTAGATTGTGCAGCCTGGGCCTGCGCGGATTTAATGCCCTGATCTCTAAATGACTGATTGACAGTTGACATTTGTTGCAGACGAAATTGAGACTGGCTCTGGTGTTGTTGATACTGCTGGATGAGCTGATCATATGATCCCATACCAGATACTGTATTTGGAGAATTTAGAGGTCTTAGTCCAATGCCAGGAGGCCCACTGGTctgaatgggaaaaaaaaaaaaaaaaaaaaattacgatGTTAGGTATACTTTTCATATATTGATGCAGGAGATAAATGCCTACAAATTAGTCCTATGTTGACCAAAAAAGCATTTATATGGTCCACCGCTCATAATTTcagaaaacaaaacaatgtCAACAAAGCACATCAAATGTACACCATGGTGATTCCAAATTAAATTatagaaggggggggggggggggggggggggagattaATTTCCACAGCCTCAAAGATCCCCTATTACTAGAAACAGACAATTTACAGCAACAAATTAGAATACCTGGGAGTGATATGTTGAATGTGAAGATGGGAACATATCTGAGCCATGTAAATGGAGAAGATCCTGATTGTTTAAAGGTGAAAAAGAGACACCACTACTACTGACTGATGGAGCatgttgctgctgctgttgctgCTGAGGACGATGGGATGAATACGTTCCACCTAAATTAAATCCAGCAGACCTACCCATCTGCACATTGAAAATTGGAAGAATTAGTGAAAACCCTGATATACAGCATATAGCATCAACTAGGAATACCCAATGGTTGTTTGCCATCCCAACATTACTGATAAGAACACCCATTTTCATTTATGAAACTCATGACAAGAAGCCATTAATCTATTAAGTGGAAAAATTTGTTTACAGAACTAATTAAAATGCTTATCAATTTTGATGGAGTGCCACCCCATTGTAAATTATCAATCACACACATTCTTCAATTTATACAATATAGGACTCACAGGAAAGTGCTGTGATTGCATCATCGAAACAGTATTGTCATGAAGTTGTTCCTTCTGGTGCATATCCATCGCATAATCTGCATTACCACCTGCATAAGATCTAATGATACAGTCAACAACAAATGCTAAAACAACCAACCAAACTTTATTACAAGAACAAGCCATACTTCCAAGCTTTAAGTGTACTTGAGTGATAAGAACATATATCATCCATCTGCACCCAAAGGTGAGACGGGAAACGTCCTAACATAGTAtgcagttttttctttttcttttttaattggtaagttacacaggGACCTGTGGGTCATGAACCCATGACCTCCTCCATCCCATTACTATGAGATGAGGAAGTTCCACTTCAGCTCTAATTGGCAAAATATAGAACATAAGTTATTAAATCAGTTCAGTATGTACAAAGATCTATTACATCCAATTGCAAAGAATCATCAAAGCACAGCAAAGAAGTTGATCCAAAGGTAACAATATGCATATTCCAAGACGAAATCTTGAGTGATGCAAAACATAAGTAATTTTCATTTCTCCTTAGCCATACAGAAAATTAAAGATGCTTGATCCAACAAATgtagatggattttttttttttaataattaataacaaagACAGATGAATTTTCACACCCAAGATCCCTATTTTCGAGGTGGCCAATGTCAAAAAGTATAGGTACGGTGTGAGGGGTGGAGAAAGCTGATGTATAGATATTCAGGACTATAATAGCACCCTTGTAACAAGATGTCATGTTTCAGTGTCAATATACTTgcagaaaaaaaacaaaacaaaaaacaaaccttGCATCACAGAAACCCTATGCAAAATTTCACACCACctatatctctttctttctttttttttttttttacatttggCTATAATTCATCAATACATAAACAAAACTGCACTATAGTTGGGAAATTGGATCCTTGGAAATCATTAATGATAGAAAGGACCATCTCAATTATGGAGCATTTCAAACcatcaattattaatatta
Protein-coding regions in this window:
- the LOC115988166 gene encoding probable NOT transcription complex subunit VIP2 isoform X1, giving the protein MSGLLNSSLNSSASNLPDSTGRSFATSFSGQSGAASPVFHHTGAIQGLHNIHGSFNVPNMPGTLTSRNSAINNVPSGGVQQPTGSLSSGRFASNNLPVALSQLSHGSSHGHSGVTNRGGISVVGNPGFSNSTNGVGGSIPGILPTSAAIGNRNAVPGLGVSPILGNAGPRITSSMGNMVGGGNIGRSITSGGGLSVPGLASRLNLGGNSGSGSLNVQGQNRLMSGALPQGSPQVISMLGNSYPTGGVTLSQGHVQAVNNLSSMGMLNDVNSNDSSPFDINDFPQLTSRPSSAGGPQGQLGSLRKQGLGVSPIVQQNQEFSIQNEDFPALPGFKGGNADYAMDMHQKEQLHDNTVSMMQSQHFPMGRSAGFNLGGTYSSHRPQQQQQQQHAPSVSSSGVSFSPLNNQDLLHLHGSDMFPSSHSTYHSQTSGPPGIGLRPLNSPNTVSGMGSYDQLIQQYQQHQSQSQFRLQQMSTVNQSFRDQGIKSAQAQAAQSTPDPFGLLGLLSVIRMSDPDLTSLALGIDLTTLGLNLNSPENLHKTFGSPWSDEPAKGDPEFTVPQCYYAKQPPPLHQGYFSKFNLETLFYIFYSMPKDEAQLYAANELYAKGWFYHKEHRLWFIRAPNMEPLAKTNTHERGSYHCFDPNTFEMIRKDNFIVQYEMMEKRPLLPQH
- the LOC115988166 gene encoding probable NOT transcription complex subunit VIP2 isoform X4 yields the protein MPGTLTSRNSAINNVPSGGVQQPTGSLSSGRFASNNLPVALSQLSHGSSHGHSGVTNRGGISVVGNPGFSNSTNGVGGSIPGILPTSAAIGNRNAVPGLGVSPILGNAGPRITSSMGNMVGGGNIGRSITSGGGLSVPGLASRLNLGGNSGSGSLNVQGQNRLMSGALPQGSPQVISMLGNSYPTGGVTLSQGHVQAVNNLSSMGMLNDVNSNDSSPFDINDFPQLTSRPSSAGGPQGQLGSLRKQGLGVSPIVQQNQEFSIQNEDFPALPGFKGGNADYAMDMHQKEQLHDNTVSMMQSQHFPMGRSAGFNLGGTYSSHRPQQQQQQQHAPSVSSSGVSFSPLNNQDLLHLHGSDMFPSSHSTYHSQTSGPPGIGLRPLNSPNTVSGMGSYDQLIQQYQQHQSQSQFRLQQMSTVNQSFRDQGIKSAQAQAAQSTPDPFGLLGLLSVIRMSDPDLTSLALGIDLTTLGLNLNSPENLHKTFGSPWSDEPAKGDPEFTVPQCYYAKQPPPLHQGYFSKFNLETLFYIFYSMPKDEAQLYAANELYAKGWFYHKEHRLWFIRAPNMEPLAKTNTHERGSYHCFDPNTFEMIRKDNFIVQYEMMEKRPLLPQH
- the LOC115988166 gene encoding probable NOT transcription complex subunit VIP2 isoform X3; translation: MSGLLNSSLNSSASNLPDSTGRSFATSFSGQSGAASPVFHHTGAIQGLHNIHGSFNVPNMPGTLTSRNSAINNVPSGGVQQPTGSLSSGRFASNNLPVALSQLSHGSSHGHSGVTNRGGISVVGNPGFSNSTNGVGGSIPGILPTSAAIGNRNAVPGLGVSPILGNAGPRITSSMGNMVGGGNIGRSITSGGGLSVPGLASRLNLGGNSGSGSLNVQGQNRLMSGALPQGSPQLTSRPSSAGGPQGQLGSLRKQGLGVSPIVQQNQEFSIQNEDFPALPGFKGGNADYAMDMHQKEQLHDNTVSMMQSQHFPMGRSAGFNLGGTYSSHRPQQQQQQQHAPSVSSSGVSFSPLNNQDLLHLHGSDMFPSSHSTYHSQTSGPPGIGLRPLNSPNTVSGMGSYDQLIQQYQQHQSQSQFRLQQMSTVNQSFRDQGIKSAQAQAAQSTPDPFGLLGLLSVIRMSDPDLTSLALGIDLTTLGLNLNSPENLHKTFGSPWSDEPAKGDPEFTVPQCYYAKQPPPLHQGYFSKFNLETLFYIFYSMPKDEAQLYAANELYAKGWFYHKEHRLWFIRAPNMEPLAKTNTHERGSYHCFDPNTFEMIRKDNFIVQYEMMEKRPLLPQH
- the LOC115988166 gene encoding probable NOT transcription complex subunit VIP2 isoform X2; the encoded protein is MSGLLNSSLNSSASNLPDSTGRSFATSFSGQSGAASPVFHHTGAIQGLHNIHGSFNVPNMPGTLTSRNSAINNVPSGGVQQPTGSLSSGRFASNNLPVALSQLSHGSSHGHSGVTNRGGLGVSPILGNAGPRITSSMGNMVGGGNIGRSITSGGGLSVPGLASRLNLGGNSGSGSLNVQGQNRLMSGALPQGSPQVISMLGNSYPTGGVTLSQGHVQAVNNLSSMGMLNDVNSNDSSPFDINDFPQLTSRPSSAGGPQGQLGSLRKQGLGVSPIVQQNQEFSIQNEDFPALPGFKGGNADYAMDMHQKEQLHDNTVSMMQSQHFPMGRSAGFNLGGTYSSHRPQQQQQQQHAPSVSSSGVSFSPLNNQDLLHLHGSDMFPSSHSTYHSQTSGPPGIGLRPLNSPNTVSGMGSYDQLIQQYQQHQSQSQFRLQQMSTVNQSFRDQGIKSAQAQAAQSTPDPFGLLGLLSVIRMSDPDLTSLALGIDLTTLGLNLNSPENLHKTFGSPWSDEPAKGDPEFTVPQCYYAKQPPPLHQGYFSKFNLETLFYIFYSMPKDEAQLYAANELYAKGWFYHKEHRLWFIRAPNMEPLAKTNTHERGSYHCFDPNTFEMIRKDNFIVQYEMMEKRPLLPQH